The sequence CAAAGTTACAATTTTCTATACTATTTTCAACTTCCTCAGGTGTTAATTCAATATTTACACCTAATGCTTCTAGTGCATCTGCTCCTCCAAATTTACTACTTACACTACGATTTCCATGTTTTGATATTTTAGCTCCACCTGCTGATGCTATGATTGATGCTACTGTACTTACATTAAATGTTTTAAATAAATCTCCACCTGTTCCACAACTTTCAACAAGATATTCATCTTCTGGTTCATAGTCAATTTGTGTTGCATGATCTTTCATACTTTGAGTAAATCCTGTTATTTCATCAATTGTTTCTTTTTTCATTCTAAGTGCTGTTAGAAATGATGAAACAATACTATCAGGATATTTACCTTCAATAAGATCATTCATACATGTATATGCTTCATTATATGTTAAGTTTTTCTGATTATCAATTATATCATCTAATACTTCACTAATCATTGTATTTCCCTCCTTCTTTTTTTTAAGTTTAATTATAATTTTATAATTTAGTTGCTTGTTTCATTTCATCTACAAAGTCTATGATTTCAGAATACATCTTATCTTTATTATCAAGATTTTCTTCAATGATATTAATAAGTGCACTTCCAACTATTGCACCATCTGCTCCTGAGTTTATTACTTCTTTTACATGTTCTGGTTTTGAAATTCCAAATCCTACACATAATGGAAGATCAGTATGTGCTCGTACACGTTCAATAAGATCTGTTGTGTCTGTTTCAACTTCACTTCTAGCACCTGTTGTTCCCATAACTGATGCAACATAGATGTATCCACTTACAATATCTGTAATATGTTCTAGTCTTTCATTATTTGTTGCTTGTGATACTATGAATATTTGTTGAATTCCATGTTTATTAGCTGCTTTTATAACATCATCTGCTTCTTCTGGTGGTAAATCAGCAATAAGTATTCCATTAACACCAATTTCTGCAAGTTTTTCATAGAATGCATCTATACCATATTTATAGACAATATTATAGTAAAGTAGTAGTCCAAATGGTTTTTCTGTATATTCACGTAGTTCTTTAAGGAGTTTGAATGATTTTTCAAGATTCATTCCACTTTTAAATGCTCTTATATCAGCATTTTGTACACTTGGTCCATCAGCTACAGGATCTGAGAATGGAAAACCAATTTCTAGTGCGTCAGCTCCATTATCAACAAGAAGTTTTGCAATTTCAAGTGATGTTTCATAGTCAGGATCTCCTGTTACTATAAATGGTATGAATGCTCGTTCATTGTTTTTATGTGTTTGGGTAAATAGTTCTTCAAATGTTTGCATCTTATACTTCAACTCCTAATTCTTTTGCTACTGTAAACATATCTTTATCTCCACGTCCTGAAAGATTTATTATTATTGTTTTTCCTTTATTTTCAGGCATTTGTGCATATTTTACAGCATATGCTACTGCATGTGAACTTTCAAGTGCTGGTATAATTCCTTCAGTTTCACATAGTAATTTGAATGCATCTAGTGCTTCATCATTAAGTATTGGTACATATTCAACACGATTTATACTTTTAAGATATGCATGTTCAGGTCCAATACCAGGATAATCAAGTCCTGCTGATACACTTGATGTATCTTTAATTTGTCCTTCATCAGTTTGAAGTACAAGTGATAATGATCCATGAAGTATTCCTTCAGTTCCATTAGTTAGTGTTGCTCCATTTTCATCAGTATCAAGTGATACTCCACCAGCTTCAACACCTATAAGATCAACATCTTCATCATCTACAAATCCACTGAAGATTCCCATAGCATTACTTCCTCCACCAACACATGCAATTACTGTATCTGGTAGTTTTCCTTCAGCTTCTAGTATTTGTTTTCGTGCTTCTCGTCCTATTACACTTTGGAAGTATTTTACCATTGTAGGATATGGATGTGGTCCCATTGTTGTTCCTATAAGATAGTGTGTAGTATCAAGATTTGCCACCCAATCTCTGAATGCTTCATTAATTGAATCTTTCAGAGTTTTAGCACCTTTATCTACTGGCATTACTTCAGCACCTGATAATTCCATACGGAAAACATTAAGTTTTTGACGTTCCACATCTTTTGCTCCCATATATACTTTTACATCAAATCCTAATCTTGCACCTATTACTGCAGTTGCAATTCCATGTTGTCCTGCACCTGTTTCAGCAATTAGTCTGGTTTTTCCCATGTATTTTGCAAGTAGTCCTTGTCCTATTGCATTGTTTATTTTATGAGCACCAGTATGAAGCATATCTTCACGTTTTAGATATATTTTACATCCAAGTTTTTCAGATAAGTTTGGTGCATAATATAATCCTGTTGGTCTTCCTGCAAATTCACGTAAATATGTATTGAACTCTTCAATAAATTCCTCATTATCTTTGTATTTGTAGAATGCATCACGTAATTCTTCCATTGCTGGCATGATTAGTTCTGGAACAAATGTTCCTCCATATTTTCCAAATTTTCCTTCTTCTTGTGTTTGTTGTGTCAATTTTATACCTCACTCTTTAATTAGTTTTACAATTTCTTTTATTTTTTTTATATTTTTATGACCAGGACTATCTTCTACTCCACTGTTTATGTCAATACAATCAAAGTTATGTAAGTTATCTTTTATCTCACTAAGATAGTCATAATCTAGTCCACCTGATAATGTTACATTAGTATTTGAATGTTTATTTTTTACAATTTCACATGCTTTTATCACTGTCTTAAGTGGTATTTTTGATCCAGTTCCACCTGTTAATCCATCTTTTTTATAGTCAAATAGAATGTTTGATGCAAATAATGCATTATGTTCTATTTCTTTTTGTTTTTGTGGACTTATTTTTTCATTACTCACAAGTCCCACTACTTTTGTAATATCTAGAGATTTAATATTACAATAATACTGACTAGCCCATAAAATATATCTTACATCAGGACATGTAAGTGAATGTAGTTGAAGATGACGTATTTTTGTCATGTTAGCTTTGCTTATTGCTTCATATGGATTTTCAGGTTCAATAACAAGTACTGATTTGTCTTTGTCATTTAAACTTTTTTGAAGATCTTCAAGTTTTTCAATACTGATGTATCTTTTTGATCTTTCAACATTTATAAACCCCATGTAGTCAACATCAAGCTTTTGAATTTTTTCTAATTCTTTTTTATTTGTTATACCACATACTTTTATTTTAAGGGTCATCGTTTTATTCTCCTAATAATATTACTTTCTTTTATTTTAAATATTTTTTCTTCAGAGCGTGTTTTTTCTTAATACATGTTTTATTTTATTGATATAATGTTCTATTTCTGGTTTCTCATTTGATTTAAGTACGCTTGTTCCTATAAGTACTCCATCTGCCCCGTAATTTCTTAGTTTACGAGCATCATGTTCTGTTTTTACTCCACTTTCTGATATCATGTAATTTGGAATATATTCAGATAGTTTTTTGGTTGTTTCAAGATCAATACTTAGATCTTTAAAGTCACGATTATTAATTCCTATAATTTTTGGATCATATTCTATTACATCCTCTATATCATTTAAGGTGTGACATTCAACTATTGCATCAATTCCAAGTTCATGACATAAGTTAAGATAATCTTCAATATCAGGACATACTCCATTTATTAGTAGTACTGCACTTGCACCACAAAGTACTGCTTCATATATCATGTATTCATCGATTATGAAATCTTTTCTTAGTACTGGTTTATCTGTTAGTTTCACTGCTTTTTTCAGGTTTTCAATGTTACTTTTAAAGTATGATTCTTCTGTTAGTACAGATATCATATCTACAGGTGTTGTATCATAGATTTCTATTACATCTTCTACTGAAAGTGTGCTTATATCTCCTTGTGAGGGACTTGCTGGTTTATATTCACATATTAGTTTGGTTGATGTTGCATCTGATAGTTTTTCTTGAAATCTGAATTTTTTATCATTTGTAGATGCATAGTCATGTGCTTTTTGTTTTATCTCATCTGCTGATTTATTTTTTAGTAGTTGTTTTTTGTTTTTGACTATTTCATCAACAACATTCACAGTTTATCCCTCCATTTGTTTTATGTTCAGGAAGTTTTCTATTAATTTATCTCCATATTCACTTCCTATTGATTCTGGGTGAAATTGTATTCCGTATGTAGGATATTTTATATGTTCTATTGCCATGATTATGTTATCATCATTTGTTGATGTTACTTTTAATTCACTTGGAATTTGTTTATTATTACATGTTAATGAGTGATATCTTGTTATTATGAATTCTTCAGGTATATTTTTAAATAATGGTGATTTTTTGTTGTGTTTTATTGTGTCTTTTTTTCCATGTACTGGTTTTGTTTTTATTATTTCACCATTATAATGTGCGTATATTCCCTGGTGTCCTAGGCATACTCCTAGTATTGGAGTTGTTTTAAATTCATCAAGTATAACGTCACATATTCCGAAGTCATCTGGGTTTGTTGGATTTCCAGGTCCTGGTGATATTATTATGTGTGTGGGATTTAGTTTTCGTATTTCTTCGATTGTTGTTTTATCATTACGTAGTACTGTTATATCTTGTGTGTATTTTCCAACTAATTGGTATAGGTTGTATGTAAATGAGTCGTAGTTATCTAGTATTAGTATCATTGTTTATCACCTGATTGTTTTAATGCTTCAATTAGTGCTCCCATTTTGTTTCGTGTTTCTATGTATTCTGTTTCTGGTACTGAGTCATATACAATTCCAGCTCCTGCTTGTATTTCGGCTCTTTCATCATATGTTGTTAGTGTTCTGATTGTTATTGCAAAATCAGCATTTCCATTTAGTGAGAAGTATCCTACTGCTCCTCCATATGGTCCTCGTGCTGTTTTTTCTTCTTTGTTTATTATTTGCATTGCACGGATTTTTGGAGCTCCACTTAGTGTTCCTGCTGGGAAAAGTGACATGAAAGCATCTACTGCATCATATTCATCTTTTATAACTCCAGTTACATGTGATACTATGTGTTGTATATGTGAAAATTTCCGTATTCCAAACATTTCATCAACTTTGACGCTTCCTGTTTTGCTTATTTTTCCTATGTCATTTCGTGATAAATCTACAAGCATTAGGTGTTCTGCTAGTTCTTTTTCATCAGCTAGTAGTTCTTCTTCGAGTTGATTGTCTTCTGTTGGTGTTTTTCCACGTGGTCTTGATCCTGCTATTGGGTATGATTCGACTATTTTATTTTCTAGTCTCATTAGCATTTCTGGACTTGATCCTATGATTTCTCGTTGGTTAAGTTTGATATGATACATGTATGGTGATGGATTTATTTTTCGTAAGTATTCATAGAGTGGTAGTTTACTTCCTTTTAGTATTAGGTTTTGTGGGTTTGATATTACAGCTTGGAATATTTCTCCATCTTCTATGAGTTTTTTAGTATCTCGTACTGCATCTTCGTATTCTTCTTTTTGGAAGTCTTCATTTATTAGTTTGTATTCGAGTATTCCGTTGGTGTGTTCTTGTTGGTATATTTTTTCGATAAGTTCACTTCGATCTTCATTAAGTGTTGTGTATTCACATGTTTTATTTACATTATCATATACTACACAATCTAGAAATAGTCCAAATTCAAAGTCTGGGTATATGCTTTCATAGGTTGGTATTTCTTCTATGTATTTTATTGCTTCATATGATACATATCCAAGTAGTCCTCCTCTGAATCCTAGTTCTTTGAAATTGTTATCTAGTAGTGGTTTTATGTCTATGAATGGATTTTCTGTTTCGTATTCTATTGTTTTTTCATCTGTTGTGATTGTTATTTTGTGATTATGTGCTTTGATTTTTGCTATTGGGTTAAATCCTATGATTGAATATCTTGATAAGTTGTTGTCTTTTTCCATGGATTCAAGTAGAAAGGTGTCTTTGTAGTTGTAGTATAGATTTTTAAATAGTTTAAATGGATCTTGTATGTTTATTTTCTTGGTTTTTGGTTTTTGTATTTGTTTTTTAAGTTCGCCAAAAATATTCACTCTTTTTCATTTTATATCATCTCATTATTTCTTATATAATATATTACATTGATGTACTATATATAACTTTAGTGTATAAATTTGTACATTATACTTTAATAGTAAACAATATATAAATATAAAATAAGCATATAATACTCCAAAAAAAGCTAATTAAAAATTAAACAATATAAAAAGGGAGAGAAAACCACTATGTGGAGCGATATAATAGAAAAATTCGACAAATATCCATCACAACAAAAAGTAATAATAAAACTAGTACAACTAGGACTAAGAGTATCAGATAATAAAAAAATCTACTGTGATGACATAGAAATAAATATATCATCACTAGCAAAAACACTAAATACAGATAGACGCGTAGTAATAGCAACAATAGAAAATATACTATCTGATAAAACACTAAAAAAGATCTTCATGAATCTAACACCATCAGGACCTATGCTATCTGACATATCATCAGAACTAGGACTAGGTGTAATAGAAATAGAAGGATCAGCAAAAAAGCCAGGAATACTAAATGAAGTAACAAAAATATTATCAGATAAAAAAATAAGTATAAGACAAGCATATGCAAGTGATCCAGAATTAGATCCACTACCTCATCTTACAATAATAACAGATAAACCAGTAGAAGGCAATATGATAAATTTACTTCTTAAAATTGATGGAATCACAAAAGTATCTTTATACTAAAAAAAGAATTAAAAAAAATAGTCTATATAATAAGTTTTTTTTCTAAAAAATATAAAGAAATAATAAAAAAAAGTAAAGAAAAAATCAAATAAGACTTTAAAAAAGAGTCTTATCTTTTTTACAAAAAAAATAATAAAAAAAGAAAAAAATAGGTAAGAAATATTCCACAATTTTCTAATGGTTTATCTTTCCTAAAAATTTCTCCCCCTTTTACTCTTTTTTTTAATGTAGTAAGAATAATTTACTCTCAGTAAGTTTTTCATCATACTTTTTAAATCTTTTATCTAATTTTTCTTTAACAATTACACTAAATATTATAGCAAGAATTGGGAAGATAATTAGACATACAAGATTTCCAATGAAAGATGGCCAAATAATACCAAATACAGTATCTTTAAGCATTAAAATACCATATGTCATAGGTAGATATGGCATTAAAGCTTGCATGATTGGAGCCATAATTTCAATTGGATAAATACCATTAGTACCAGATATCTGGAATACTAGTATTATAAGAGCAATAGCTTTTCCCACATTTCCAAATACAGAAACAAGTGAATAAATTAATACCATAAAGGAAAGTCCCACAATAATCATTGAAATGAGCATCATCACAGGATCTGCTATAGTTATACCAATAAGATTTAATCCAATAAATGTTACAATACTCTGGAATATGTTTAAAAAGAAGAATAATGTAAATTTACCGACATAAATTTCAGATGGTGTATATTTTTCTTCATCTTTAACAGGATTTGTACTTAGAAGTGCTACAAGAATAATACAACCTACCCAACTTGCAAGAACACTATAAAATGGTGTTACTTGTTGAGCATAATTATCAGCTTTAAAATAACTAAAGTTACTAAGAACTGTTGGTGAATGGAAATATTCACCTGCATTATTCATCATAGCTTCTTGTGTTGCAGCTTCACTTGTTGTAGTATTTGATGCATTAGTCATACTTGTATTATTTGCTCCCATTTGATCTGCTGTAATTTGTTGAGTTACAACAGGATTTTGAGCATACTTTTGCATATTATACTGTTTCATTATTGAGTTACTAATTTCTGTATTAACTTTTGTTGCAGCATTTGATGTTATCTTAGGTGCAACAGGACTTGTTTTACCATTGGAAATATATTGGATTGTAGCTTGATGAGGATTATCTGAATTAATAGATAATACATCTTCAGTGAATCCTGCAGGAATCACAATGGCAGCATAATTTGTACCATTTTTTATCAGACTCCGAGCTTCATCTTCATCTTTATAAATCCAATTAAATTTATTATTTTCTTTTAATGTTGTTACTACTTCACTTCCATAATTATATGTTGTACCATTAATAGTTACAGGTTTATCATTATTTACAATAATAAAATCCATATTATCTGTATTTTCATATGGATCCCAACAACCATATACATTAATGATAGAATATAATGATGGAAGAATTACTAAAGCAAGTAGAACAAAGATAACTACTGGATTTTTAACAGCAGCATTTATATCATCTTTAATTATTTGCTTAACATTTTGTATCATTAAATCACTTTATCAATTAAGTATTAAATTTGAATCTATGAAAAGTTTATGAAAAAAATATCATAACTCTTTTTTTTCAAATTTGATATGGAGAAGTTTTTAATCAAAAAAACTCTTTGTGTACTTAAATAAAACAATGAAAAAAACTTCCAAACTTTTTTTTTTATTTGAAAAAATTATCCTAGATTTCTATAATTCATCCTTTTAAAACAATTCAATAATTTTTAATATGATAAAGTTTTTTTTTATTAATCCATTTTAAATATTTTTTATTTTTATTATATATAATTTTTTATTTATATAATAAATCATACATATAATAATTTATACATAAATATCCAAAAGAAGTATAAAATAATAAGTATACTTTAAATAAAACCTATAATAAATTAATATTATAATAATAAAATACTAAAAAATTAAAGATATAAATGAATTTTTTTAAATAATTTTTTAACAAAAAAAAGACATAATTTATTTTTTTCGGAGGATTAAACAAAATGTGTATAGCAGCACCAGCAAAAATTGTAGAAATAGATAATAACGTAGCTATATGTGATTTTGGTGGAGTAAAACAAAAAGCAAAACTAGACTTAGTAGAAGCAGACATTGGAAGCTACGTATTAATTCATTCAGGATATGCAATAGATACATTAACAGAAGAAGCAGCAAAAGAATCACTCGAAACCTGGAATGAGTTATTTGAAGAATTAGAAAATGAATAAAAACACTACATATTTTTTAAGTTAAAAAAAAACTCAATTTTTAACTTAAAATACATACTTTTTTTTATAATATATTACCTTAGATAAATTAAACTTATTTTTTTAGAATCTTAAAAAAAAATAGATTTACTCATTTTAAATTTGAAATATTAACCTAAAATTAGCTTATTTTAATTGAAAAATTAGTATTAAAAAAAAATTATTTTTTTTATAAAAAAAGTTTAGTTTTAATGGGCACGCTGGGATTCGAACCCAGGACCTCACGGTTATCAGCCGTGCGCGCTAACCAAGCTGAGCCACGCGCCCTTGAAAAATTAATTATTATGTTGTCTTTTTTGTTAATATGTTAAAATAAAATTAGTTCAATAAAGTTTTTTTTAAGTGGGCACGCTGGGATTCGAACCCAGGACCTCACGGTTATCAGCCGTGCGCGCTAACCAAGCTGAGCCACGCGCCCAAATAATAATTGTTTCAACGAACTATTACTATATTATTCTTTATTAATATATATACTTTATGGTTCAAGAAGAGATTTAATATTTTTGATGATTATAATATTTAATCTATAAACATCAAAAATTCTCTCTTTTTATTAAATGATAATTATTCTTCTTTGTTTACCATTTCATTAATTGTATCTGCCATCATGTGGTCTACAACTTCTATTTCAGCTTTATCAATTTCATCAAGTTTTTCAGCTTCTAGTTTTGCAGCCATTGCGATGTTTGCGATACTCATACATCCTGGGTTTGTTGGTGTAATAACGATTTTTGCAAATTTATTATCATCATCTACATCAATATCTTTGATTAATCCCATTTCTACGATACTTACACCCATATGTGGGTCAGCGATTCTTGAAAGTTTATCTTGAATTTTTTGTTTTGTTTCTTCTGACATTTTTATTCTCCTTATCTTTAATTATATTTTTTGTATTTTTATATATTAATTTTATTCTTTTAAATACATTTTGTTATTATTTTATTTGATGTCTTATTTTTACACCTATACCTTTTGTTGCTTCAACTAGCTCTTCTCCACTCATCATTGCTTTTCCTACACCTACAACTTTTTCATCACGTATTATTACAACTTCATCATTTGGTATAATTTCTTTATCTGCAGCATCAATTCCAGGTGTAAAAAGTGTGTTGGATTGTAAGTCAAAGTTTATAAATACACGGTTTATATGGTTGTCTTTTAGAACTTCACCACCTTTAAGGTTAAGTGTGTAGAGTCCTGTTTCAAAGTGTAGTGTTGCAACTTGTTGTTTATCTTGTATGATTTGTGTGTTAAATCGTCCTCTGGTTTGTGTATCATCTGTTATTAGTGCATCTGCTTTTTTTGTGTTAAATTGATATCTTGCTATTGATCTTAAATCATGTATTTTATGCTTGTTATGTGCTACTTTATCTGCTTTTTTAACTTCTGCTTTTAGATTATCTAGTGATTCACGTGATCTAGTTGATCCATCATCACATGTGTATACTACATTATCTAGGTATTCTTCACATGCTTGACGATATCCTCCTGTTACATGTGCTATTACTTTATGATCTTTTGCATAGTTTTTTATGCATTCTCCTGTCATTTTAATTTCTTCATCTGACCAGTCACCTGTGGTTGATGCATCATAGGATTGTATAGGGTATGTTTTTTCCATTTCACGTGGACATATTCCAAATGGAGATGTTAGTATTACTTCTTGTAGTCCTTTTGTATATTTTTTAAATAATGTGTGTGATTTTGATTGTGAATATGGTTTTTTCATACTACATGGTAGTACAACAATTGTATCTGAGTATGGTTCAAGTAGTTGCATTCTTTCTTGCCATCTTACTACTTCTGGTCTGTGTAGTGATAGTTCGCTTATACATGGTATTTTTGCATTTTTCATATTTTTTTATCCTTGCATTTTTAAAAAAAAATTTTTTTTATTATTATTTATTATTTTTCTTTTTAATTTCATAAAAAAATTTAGTATTATAAAATAAGGTATTAGTATTTTTTTCTAAAAAAAAGATTAGATTTTAAATTAATTATTTATTAGTTATTAAAAAAAAAGATGATGGAGGTTAGGTGTGAAAGTTAAGATTTTTAGAATAGTTTTCCTAATTTTAGTAGTGCTTTTGGTGATACTTTAATTAGTCTTTTTATGAGTGATCTTGGTGTTACTTCACTAAATTCTTCATCTTTAAATGCTGCTGCAATTTCATTAAGTTCTTCATCACTTAATGATAGTAGGTATGCTTTTGCTGCATTGTATTTTTTATAGTTTTTACCAATATGTTCATCTGTAAGTTTCACATATTCTTTAAGATTACGTTTTGAATAGTTTTCATCTTCTATTGCTTGTGCTGCTACAATTCCAGCATATACTCCAGATTCTAGTGCTGAGTTTATTCCTCCACCTGTAAGTGGATTTACAAATCCTGCTGCATCTCCTACAACAAGAATATTATCTCCTATACGATCAGACATTAGACCATCTACTGGGTCTCCTCCAACATTTATTTCCACAGGTTGTGCATTTTTAGTTTCAGGACATGTTTTTATGAAGTCTACTAGGTGATCATATGCACTTTTATCTGTTTTTGATTTTAGTACTCCTATTCCTACGTTTGCTATGTCATCACCTTTAGGGAATATCCATACATATCCTCCTGGTGCTACACTTCCAAAGAATAATGATATGTCCTGGTTATTTACCATATCTACTCCTGCCATTTCAAATTGTACACAGGATTCCATATGTTCTGCTGGTGTGTTGCATTTAAGACCTGCCATTCGTCCTATTCTTGATTCAGGTCCATCTGCTGCTATGATAATTTTAGCTTTTATTTCTATTGGTTCTCCCATATGGTCTGCTTCTACGATAAATCCATCATCAATACGTTTAAGACTTTTTGCATTGGTTTTTATCATAATTTCAGCACCAGCACGTGCTGCATCCATTGCCATATGTTTATCAAATACTTTACGTTCAAGAATGTAACCTGCTTCTGGTATTGGTATGGTTGATGTGTCAAGGAATACATTTGTATTATCTGGTGCTACAAGTCTTACTCCATCTAGTTCTCGTGCAATCCATCTAGGGTCTGGTTTAATTCCAAGTTCTTTAAGTCCTTCTTTAGATACACCTTCTGCACATCTTTTTGGTGATCCTATTTCTGATTTTCTATCAATTAATAATACATTTG comes from Methanosphaera cuniculi and encodes:
- a CDS encoding NAD(P)/FAD-dependent oxidoreductase, translated to MIETDILVVGAGPSGSLAAKEAALKGANVLLIDRKSEIGSPKRCAEGVSKEGLKELGIKPDPRWIARELDGVRLVAPDNTNVFLDTSTIPIPEAGYILERKVFDKHMAMDAARAGAEIMIKTNAKSLKRIDDGFIVEADHMGEPIEIKAKIIIAADGPESRIGRMAGLKCNTPAEHMESCVQFEMAGVDMVNNQDISLFFGSVAPGGYVWIFPKGDDIANVGIGVLKSKTDKSAYDHLVDFIKTCPETKNAQPVEINVGGDPVDGLMSDRIGDNILVVGDAAGFVNPLTGGGINSALESGVYAGIVAAQAIEDENYSKRNLKEYVKLTDEHIGKNYKKYNAAKAYLLSLSDEELNEIAAAFKDEEFSEVTPRSLIKRLIKVSPKALLKLGKLF